A window of Cytobacillus sp. FSL H8-0458 genomic DNA:
TTTAAAATGTAATGGATATAATAGTCAGTGCCGGCACTTAAAATATAAAAATCTCCGCCATTCTGCTGAATCTTTTCAATAAAATCAGGAACATATTCATCTATTTCAATTGAATAAATATCGCTGATAATTTGTTCTTCATCCTGATTGATAGAAGTGAAGACTTTATTCAAGAAGTCGATATCCTTTATCTCTCCAGCCTTCCATTTTGGCATCAGCTTGCGACCTTCCGGAAAATATTTATCCATCATAATCAAATAAAAGTCTCTTTTTGAAATTGTTCCATCAAAGTCTGAAACAAAAGCCCATTTTTTCATTCTATAAACCTCCAATAAGACATTTCTGCATTTTATGGTGCTATGCTATCTTAACTTTACCCTTTGTTTTTTATGTTCAATCAGTGAAAAAACGTCTTTTGATTTTATTCCTGATGAGTTTAATGGTATTATTAATTTGATTTTTACATAAGGAGATGATTAGTATGGCAGAAAAAGGATATATATTAATGAAAAACGGTGAAAAGGTTGAATTCGAACTATATCCTGAAGCAGCACCAGGGACAGTTGAAAATTTCAAAAAGCTTGCTAATGAAGGCTTTTATAATGGCTTGAATTTCCATCGTGTAATTCCTGGGTTTGTAAGTCAAGGAGGCTGCCCGAACGGAACAGGCACTGGTGGTCCAGGGTACACAATCAAGTGTGAAACAGAAGGAAACCCTCATAAGCATGTAGAAGGATCTCTTTCTATGGCTCACGCAGGCCGCGATACAGGCGGAAGCCAGTTCTTTATCGTTCATGAGCCACAGCCTCACCTAAACGGTGTTCATACTGTATTTGGAAAAGTTACTTCCGGGATGGAAGCAGTTAAAGCAATGAGAAACGGCGATGTTATGGAGAAAGTTGAAATTCTTGAAGGATAATCAGTTCAGTAAAAAGAGCCTTAAGGGCTCTTTTTGTTTTGTTTACCTGACGTTTTAGGTAAAATGAACAATAGCTAGTCAAAATCGAAAGGATGGTTATATGGAGCCTATTAAAGACCATTTTAAAAAAAATCTTGATTTGCTTTTTGTCGGCTTCAATCCAAGCATTCGATCAGGAGAGACAGGCCACCATTTTGCAAACCCAAACAACCGCTTTTGGAAAATTCTTCATGAATCAGGCTTAACTCCCCGTAAATACGCCGCAGCGGAAGACTATAAACTATTGGAATTGGGTTATGGAATGACAAATATTGTTCCAAGGCCAACCAAAGCAGCCGATGAAATAACGAAGGAAGAATATAAAGAAGGAAGAGCAGAGCTGATGAAAAAAATAGCTGAACTCAAGCCAAAGGTTATTTGCTTTGTTGGAAAAGGCGTATACCAGGAATACAGCCGCAAAAAAAGGCTGCCATGGGGAATTCAGGAGGAATCAGTGGTTCCCGGCACTATCGACTTTGTTGCTCCTTCATCTTCCGGACTTGTCAGAATGAAAATAGATGAAATTATACAAATCTATACGGAGATTCCGGAGCTTTTAAAAACTCTGAGATAAACCCGTTTCATGAGTGCTTTGACACAAGAATAATGCCACTTTATAGTCCAAATATCACAAATTCTTCCTTTTTAAAATCACAATTCTATTAAATTTCGCTACCAACGGTACTGTTATTAAATATTCAGAATTGTTAAAATGTAGTTACAGCAAGAACCAGCTTCAATTTAATCTCTTAAGGAGGGAAAGAAATGGAGCAATATGTTCGTGTCATTCCTTATAAGGTGATTCAGCAGGAAGAGGATGTTAAGGAAGTTCCAAAGGGCGTGGAATTGATTCAGGCGCCAAAGGTTTGGAGCGAAACAAAAGGAAAAGGAATTAAAATTGCTGTTTTGGACACCGGCTGCGACATTAGCCATCCTGATCTGAAGGACCGTGTAACGGGCGGCCGGAACTTTACAGACGATGATAACAGCGATCCAAATAGCTTCAAGGACTATAATGGCCACGGAACACATGTGGCAGGGACTATTGCTGCGCATGAAAATGATGCGGGTGTTATTGGGGTAGCTCCTGAAGCAGAACTCCTTATTGTAAAGGTCTTAAATAAAAATGGTTCCGGACAATACGAATGGATTATCAAGGGCATCCATTATGCCATCGAGCAAAATGCAGATATCATCTCCATGTCGCTTGGCGGGCCAGCTGATGTTCCTGAACTGCATGATGCGATTAAAGCCGCTGTTAATAAGAATATCCTTGTAGTATGCGCAGCGGGAAATGAAGGGGATGGTGACGACTCAACCGACGAGTTTGCTTATCCAGGCTGCTATAATGAGGTGATTAGTGTTGGGGCTATTAACCTCGAAAGGGATTCTTCCGAGTTTACAAACTCTCATAATGAAATAGATTTAGTGGCGCCAGGGGAAGGAATATTATCCACCTTTC
This region includes:
- a CDS encoding peptidylprolyl isomerase, with product MAEKGYILMKNGEKVEFELYPEAAPGTVENFKKLANEGFYNGLNFHRVIPGFVSQGGCPNGTGTGGPGYTIKCETEGNPHKHVEGSLSMAHAGRDTGGSQFFIVHEPQPHLNGVHTVFGKVTSGMEAVKAMRNGDVMEKVEILEG
- a CDS encoding S8 family peptidase, which gives rise to MEQYVRVIPYKVIQQEEDVKEVPKGVELIQAPKVWSETKGKGIKIAVLDTGCDISHPDLKDRVTGGRNFTDDDNSDPNSFKDYNGHGTHVAGTIAAHENDAGVIGVAPEAELLIVKVLNKNGSGQYEWIIKGIHYAIEQNADIISMSLGGPADVPELHDAIKAAVNKNILVVCAAGNEGDGDDSTDEFAYPGCYNEVISVGAINLERDSSEFTNSHNEIDLVAPGEGILSTFLNGKYATLSGTSMAAPHVSGALALIKDFANRQFERKLSEPELFAQLIRRTVPLGNSPKLEGNGLVYLTVPDHLAGIFDQEFKSTVLNAI
- a CDS encoding mismatch-specific DNA-glycosylase, giving the protein MEPIKDHFKKNLDLLFVGFNPSIRSGETGHHFANPNNRFWKILHESGLTPRKYAAAEDYKLLELGYGMTNIVPRPTKAADEITKEEYKEGRAELMKKIAELKPKVICFVGKGVYQEYSRKKRLPWGIQEESVVPGTIDFVAPSSSGLVRMKIDEIIQIYTEIPELLKTLR